TCGAGCAGGTAGATTCTAGACAGCTTTATTCAGGAAACTGTTGGGTTGATCGGGTTCAGATCTGGGTTCCGTCTGCTATACAAGTTTATATATGGGGTTTAAAtagcttgtgtgtttgttacacataaacactgttaaataaataatatttctatattttattgcCATAGATGTGagaaaatcttttattttgcatgtttctcATCATTTTAGCTCTGAGATCGTTTCAGCTTCTTCGGAATTTTATGAACGTCACCAGATGCCGAATACAGAGCACCGTGTACGTGTACGTTAGCACCGTTAATGCTAACTCTATCAATAATTCTGATTATTCTACACTTTCATACTATTGTTTTGATTTGAAATAATTGATTCTTTAGATATATTCAGAGGAAGTTaccaaaatgtttaaataatgtgattattatctatttttctgtgaatgaatcatttaatcTGGCTGTATTAGTCCACTGGTGTTGTCCAGTCCACACATCTGGTCATTGTGTCATAATGGTTTTgtcttgttgtgtttttggtcTTTGCCTTGGGTGTCATCTGTATGGTCTACAGCGCGTCCTTCACACGTACACCTCTGAATAAAAGCTCAGGCTGAATTCTCCAGCTCATGTTTAGACTACAGAACACCAGGCTGATAAAGAGCAGTGTTTTATCATCCAGAACGTTctacaacaaaaagaaatacagaggtTATTGAGTCAATGTGTAGTTATAAAAATATGGATCGTTTTAAGAATGAGAGATGGTATAGTGTCTTTTATGGAAGTGAAAGTTTCCAGAGAAAAGTTCTCAAAGGAACCATAGGATCACTGAGGGTCAGGAGCAGAGCAGGGCTACAGACGAGGTCAAGACCTCAGATATACATGGgggaattataaatcataataaacacagagagtgggattataaatcattataaacacagagagtggagCAAGAGTCCAGGGCCTGTTAGAAGTGACAGGGCTGAGTTCTGACATAGGGATGAGGGATAGAGTAAACACATGGAGGAACTTAATCTCCATGGTCTCTAAGAGGTACCACCACCAATCCCATGCATCTCCAGGCTCCATGTGGAACAtcttcagcagcagtgagcagcTCCAAGATCCAGGAGCTAACACAGGGGACAATGAGTGAGTAGGTCCAAGGGGCTGACATGGGAGAAGATCAGGAGCACAGAGTGAGGTTTGCACTGAGGATCCATGTGGGACAAGGGTCAAGGCCAGGGGCTGATAGAGCACACAAGGATCAGAAGACAGAGAAGAACTGATATGGAAAAGGAGCGTCAGGGATCAACATGGACCATGGACCAACACCAGGGGCAAGGGTCCAGGGCCTGATAGAAGTGAGACGGGTCAGGGCTGGGTTCTAACACAGGGATGAAAGAACAGGCTATGAGgtcattttatttgaaattgtATTTTAATCCTGACCTTCTTTAATTCCTCCCACTCAGGTGACTAATCAGATTTTCCCAGTGTGGACGTACTCGTACCTGGCCGTCCTACTTCCTGTCTTCCTGCTCACAGACTGGCTGCGCTACAAACCCGTGATCATGCTTCAGTGCTGCACGCTTTTCCTAACCTCTGCTATGCTGCTGTGGCTAGAGAGTGTAGCGGAGATGCAGGTGATGCAGTTCACCTACAGCGTGGTGACAGCGTGTGAGGTGGCATACTTCTCCTACATCTACAGCGTGGTGGATTTGCAGTTTTACCTGAAAGCCACGTCCTTCTGTCGCTCTGCTCAGCTGATTGGCTACACCGTCGGTTCTGTCGCAGGACAGATCCTGCTTTCACTCGAATTAATGTCATACTACTACATCCTGGTGTTCACATTAGTGCTCATCTCCATTTCCTCCATTGCTGTACTCCTCCTGCCCATGCCCAGCACCAGCATGTTCTTCCACCAGAGTAAACGGAGAGAGGAAGACATGAATCAGGAGGAAGACTGCGGTGAGACAGACAAGACAGTGGAAACAGAATGTACGAGTGGTAGTGTAGATGTAGAAATGATGGAGAACAAGCAGAagaactcactcactcagaagAAGGTTCAGGAAGAACCTGGAGCAGATGTGGAGAAATCAGGTGAGGTGATTGGTTAATCATCCACATCTCCTGAAGGTTACAGTGAAGCTCATGTGAACTCTTGCTCTTCCTGTAGGTTTTAGTAAAACTATGCTGCAGCTCTGGTCAGATTTCCGATGCTGTTTCTCCTCCACTGAAATGCTGATCTGGTCAGTGTGGTGGGCCATGGCGACCTGTGGCTACAATCAGACTGTGAACTACGTTCAAGCGCTGTGGGAAACCGTGGAGCCGAGCCAGAACAGCACGCTCTACAACGGAGGAGTCGAGGCTGTTTCCAACCTGTTCGGTGAGCACCAGGTTCTTCTGTCTCCAGGAGCAGGAACGTGGACGTGAAGCTTTTGTGTTCTGAGAGTTATAGCAGGAACAAACTGACAGCTTTGATTAGCCTCTGATCGGAACGAGATCTTCATCATGTCATGCTAAGTTTATTAGTTTCTGTATTGTCCAGGTGCAGCGTCGGCGTACGGTGTTGGGTTCAGCCGTGTTAATTGGTCTCATTGGGGTGAACTGGCTCTCGGCTCGCTCTCCGCCCTCAGCAGTGCAGCGCTCTACGTCATGGTCTTCATCTCCAACATCTGGGTCTGTTACGGCGGCTACATCGTCTTCAAGAGTCTCTATATGCTGCTCATTACCATCGCCATGTAAGAAGAGCTAGATTAAACAACCTGGAGACCATTGCTACAGATACACACCATAAATTAATGAATAGAGAAATGAATGAACTTGAGATAAACATGTgaaatgtgttggtgttggtgatcCATGTCTGAATATTCCCACGTTCTGTGCCAGGTTCCAGATTGCTGCTGGTTTGTCTGTAGAGCGTTATGCGCTGGTTTTTGGAGTCAACACCTTCATTGCACTCGTTCTGCAGACGATCCTCACCTCCATCGTTGTGGACAGCAGGGGACTCGGCCTGGACGTCATAACACAGGTgtggattaataaataaagtcaaacTAAAGATCTGAACGTTAATGATTCTATCTAcctgagggaaggatggagatgtggagaagATAGCATCAGTTGAATCTTTTGAATCTGTTCACCGAAAAGTGATTCAGTTACCTTTTCTTCAAGTTACCTCATTCCACCACACCAGTGAAAGTCTGTTAGATGTTATGAGTAattatttcatagttttattCACTCATATGTTTTagaacaggggtgtccaatcttatccagaaagggccggtgtgggtgcaggttttcactccaaccaagcagaagctacacctgattccaactggctaatcagtagttcttggctttcagtagactcaggtatagcttctgctcagttggaatgaaaacctgcacccacaccggccctttgcggataacaTTGGACATCCCAGTTTTAGAATGAAGATTTATTCAAATCGGCATGTCCAGTCCACGAAGAGAAGGTCTGATGAGTTTATTTTCATGACATTTCAGTCAGTGCAGTGCAGTTTTCAGAGAATGGTCACAAATTAGGAGACGAATATCATTTTTACACATGTGTATGAAGACGTTTTCAACGTTACAATCATTTTTAAAGAGTCATGAGTCATTTTTAGTGGATTCTGCTGTGGACCAAACAGAAGGCTGTAAAACATCAAGCTGCCGTTGCTGGACCCtggagcaagacccttaaccctcaagtgctcagttttgtaaatgaggtaaatgtaagtctctctggataagacTCCCATAAACCCACAGGATCAGCCGATCTCACGTCAGTGACTCAGCAGGACATGAGTCCAGTAAGCAGTGTTAATCATACAAAATGTGcagtaatacaaataaatagttCAATAATCCAGTCCCTGCTCCGTCTGACTGaaatggcatgaaaataaactcATCAGACCTTCTCTTCATAACCTGGTTCATTCACCAAGTTCAGAATCAGAAGGTCTACTGCCCTCACTCAGACTCAAAGAGTTCGTCCACTCAGTGACACacttctccacacacaccctactgCAGGCCTCAAAAAGCAGGAAGGATACATTTTCAAGCAAacaaaaatgattcattcagtTAAATGATTCACTCAGATACACTGATTAATTTACTTAAATgattcactcatacacactgattcattcacttaaatgattcactcagatacactgattcattcaccTCAAATGATTCACTCAAATacactgatttattcattaaatgataaatgattcactcaaatacactgattcattcactaAAAAGATTCACTCAAATACACTGATTCGTTCACGTCACTAACAGACACCAGATGGGCCATGGTGGACGTCAGGGGAGAAGTGGACAGATGTTGGGACAGCAAGAAGCAGAATGAGAAAAGGTTTGATGAGTGCCGACTGTAGAAATGTTAACCCTCGACAATTCACCTAACCGGATAACCAACCCGTCTTCACATGACTGTACGTGGAAACCATGAAGATTTATGTAAAGACTGGACACTGCCCATAGTTTGATGCCTACAAATGACTACATACCTGAAGAAGCTGAGTAATCTTAAACACTGTAGTGTCTGACCACAGTCAGGTCATGTGACCACTCATGTCAGGTCAGGAAGCAGGTGAAGCAGAGATGAAGCCTTCTGAGATCTGTATTGAGGTTGAAGTGAAGCTGTGATAACTCTAATCAcaatattaatgataataataataataataataataataataattataattctctcatttttttcttgtttttctttcacagtTTATTATCTATGCCTCATATTTCTGCCTGATTGCTCTGATCTTCTTCGCAAGAGGAGTGTACATGCTATTCCTGCAGAGGGCAAGGCAGAGAGAACCCGAGCCGAACACACACAGCGATGCAGGACAGGCTCACGGCTATTCAGTGAAACTCTAAAGTCCAGATCAGCTGCAGCTCCTCAGTTCAGACTCCCAGAGTGTGGGAACGAGATGAAGATATTAGGAAATAACTTTTATATGTTTCtggaaatatacaaaatataaactgatattcacagtgcaattattattatgtcaAATATTGCTGTatcatcattattgttattgtattttTGAATGAAATGAGTCCAGTAAGCAGTGTTAATCATACAAAATGTgcaataatacaaataaatagttCAATAATCCAGTCCCTGCTCCGTCATGACCATGTCCCTGTGCActaagcagctccatgaagacatggtgtggaggtgaaggttagAGACAGTGGAAGAGCTGGAGTGtactgcacagagccctgactctgactaaACACCACTGACCACCGACTGACCCCAGACCTCTtacaccagagtctgatctcactaatgctcctgtagctgaatgatcactaatccccacagacacactccaacatctagtggagaacctTCCATAACatcagacacagaggacatTCAACATGCACATATGGGTTTGATGTTCAGGGTTGCACATACTTTTGTCCATctattgtgtaatgttgtggTTCTATAAGAAGAAGAACTCAGACTGGGAACTCTTCCATAACTGGAACACCAGTGATTTTcccatcatatttattcatattcgtTATTAAAATACTCCAGCACACTAGGTGGCGGTAATGAGTTGTGAGGTTGCCATGCCAACCACTCAAGGAAGAAGCGCTGCCTTATTTTTAGTCTATATTAGACAGCTGCTTTACTCGCAGCTAATGCTACTCATTTCTGCATTAAAAATATTCTTGACAGCATTGTCACAAACAACAATGACAGCAGATCGAGTTCAATCCTGAAACTAGTTCATGTTTGAGTTCTGCTTTAAAAATCCAGGTGAGTTAAACCGAACTGCGCTAGCTGAGCTGCTCGGCTAACTATCAGTGGCTGTGTCCTAAACGGAGTTCTACTTCCTTTAGAGGTGCACTACGTAGGGAATGATATAACGACATGTACCATATTATCAAGTGCACTTGGTGACCAAGCAGAAGTCGTTTGGGATTCGGCCCTGATGAAACGCCCTGTTTATCTGTATATGAACGCTGAATTGTAGTGAATAATATTTGTTAACTaaatttagtttgtttgttttttattaacaattaCTAATGATGAGTTAGCTGAGATGTTTTAGTTAGCAGACATTGCTGAGcgtcattattattgtttttatttcgcGATATATCGCAAACAGCTCAATAATATAAACCCAACCAGAGAAGTGCATCATTGTTATTTTGGAAAATAGCTTTCTAATTGAATCACCATAAACAACTAAAAGTTTCTGATTGAATTAATCAACAAGAACAATCCTTAATGAATcagaattaaacaaataaacacgcATTTCAACGCCTGAGGAAAACTTCACCGTGTCACTGATTGTGTTTAATCCACACGTCTCCCTGTGcgcgagctgttgctatagaaaccgcAGCGTATCAGCGCGAGCGCCTTAACATCAACCTGCACCCTGAgagagagctgctgttagagagaattaatcaacaaagAATATTTCAACTAATTAATGATGCACCTGGACTTCTCATGTCATTAAACACGTCTGCGGTTTGACAGCTGAAACATCCAGAAGTTTTTATAACATCTGTAGCTTTAAAGCTcgatattttaatattttcagaATTAAAAAATGACCCGAATGTCTTAAAATTCTTTAATTAGGATAATTGCAGATACACGGAGCacaataatacaaacacacaaatgtttacCATCTTCAAGATTTTTTACACAAGATTATGAGCTTTTGTTgaaatgcactatattgccaaaagtattgggacacccctccagatcattgagttcaagggttggactcggccccttagttccagtgaaaggaactcttaatgcttcagcttcataccaagacattttggacaatttcatgctctttgtgggaacagtttggggatgaccccttcctgttccaacatgactgcacaccagtgaccaaagcaagatccataaagacatggatgagtgagtttggtgtggaggaacttgactgtcctgcacagagtcctgacctcaaccccatagaacacctttggtatgaattagagcggagacatcccaaaactgttcccacaaagagcatgaaattgtccaaaaattgGACACCCAGTTGATGCCATGTGGTCATCCAGTCCATTATTCTAGATCTTGAGCCTGAATCATTTCTTGTCAAAATGCTGAGTAAAATGTTTTGCTCTGCTCTTTACACTGTACTTTTTCACAATGCTCTATATTCCTGTTACATGAAGTATGTTCCATTCTGATTAGGATCATTTTTTTGGTCATTATCACAGATATCAACACTTTTAGACGTCTCATAATGGAACCAGAAGACGTCAAAGATAGCAGTTTAGGGAAAACAGCACACACTGCGGCTCCTGCGGCCTCACAGGTAAACGAACCAGCTGAAGATTTAtgaagcttctgaagctggacaGATTGAATAACAGATTTAACTGGTTCAGTTCCATGTTTCCTATACTGGTTTATTCAAATTGTGGAAATAGAGTTTTGTGTACATCCTACCCCCAGGCACAGGGGTCAGTTTGAAGTAGTACAATCTCTACTATGGGTTGAAGAAGTACGTGAGTGACCTCTGTGAATAGAAATGACCAGAATGTCATGATGTAGTAAAGGAGAACCTTGCATGGTTAGCATTATCAGGCGAGAACGGCTCCAAGGTTGTGTCCCATGTCTGATGTGATGATCCGAGAGCTGTCCAGGGAGATCAGAAAACCATGAAATGGGGATGGACAGTCGTACTGAGGATGACCTCACTGAAAGAATGGGTTTAGAGGGAGAATTCAAGAGGGACAAGCACTAAGCTCTGTGGGACACTAGTTGAGAGTCACCTGATCTGACTAACCCATCACTTAAGAAGTGAATAAACATACTTGATTGCAAGACTCCTGAGCATGGGCAGGAGAGTAGGAGGAGCCATGATGGTTTGACTGGTCTAGCACATGTGGTGCTGGTCAGGATCTTGATGGCTGTCCTggttaaaagagagagagactaactgcATGCAGCAGAACTAATTGTATACAGAATTTTCTGAACCAGGAGCCAGACAGACGTCCAGTTTGGAGTAAGCATAGTTTGAGAGTATTTCAGAGTAATCCCTGGCCATAcactgaaacaaaataaacctgTGAGAATATTTTTGTGCTTATATTATTTGTGGTTTGGTGAATTAATGCTGTTTTTTGGTCATTAGCTAAATGAAGACACTTCAGCTGGAGAGACTACAAACTGCGAGGGAAACATCACCATTGAGGACCAGCAGAAGGTTGTAAAGAAGGAGGAACCTGAAGATGACGGCTACCTCTGTAAGACTTCAGGGTGCTTTAGAGTCTGTAGAGCTAGGGCTCGATTTTTATGTTTACTACCTAACATTTAACTCCTCATATTTTCAGATGGAGAAATATCTGAGACCAATGTCACCTCTGTTGAGCAATCAGATGAAGAAATCCTGAAGActgtaaaagaagaagaacctgAACAAGACGAATACCTCGGTGAGTCTGAGGGATCGGCCTCATTTTTGTCTTTTGAGCTTCatggttttatttaaaatgactttaattacattttttttaggtGGAGGAACATCAGTCTCTGTGAGACGAGTCGTCATCGTGGACGAAAACAGTGAAGTGTTTCAGAGCAAGCCTATAAAAGAGGAAGAACCTGAAGATGATGACTATCTGTGTAAGACAGCAGGGGTTCATAAGTCTGCTTTCTCATGACATTTACCAAGTTTAAATCCGAGAGAAATGGATGGGATTTGGattattttcacactgcataTAATTAAACATACCAAAGAGATAtaaaggaattagtgctaagtctgtAATGACCTCAGAAGCTACACTGACCTACTAGTTCCTCAGGAgatcttggttgctgttgtagaaaggtcattatcaacatttacattatttcctgtccagtgtcccccagatgaggatgaggttcccttctgagcctggttcctctcaaggtttttccctcagatcatctcagggagtttttcctcaccaccgtcacctcaggcttctcattaggaataaaatagtaacttaactttaaactttatcttaTTTCTTGATGTTTctattcttctgtaaagctgctttgagacactgtccagtgttaaaagcgctgtacaaataaaatgaagtgaTACAAAGCAGTGCTGATAGTAAACACTGGTATTTGTGAAGGACATGTGCCTGAGGATTATAATCTCACCTTCAATCACTCTACTTTGGATGGATCTCCAACTCCGATCAGAAATGAACACTCCAGTACCAACTCATCCCTCAGCAAACCCAATACTACATCCTGAATTAGACCAATTCTTTATAGACCACCAAGGCTTTATACTGACCCCCATGAGTATTGATCACCTTCATACTGGGACcgtttcagtgtgtgtgccCAAAATCCTGCTCATCACCCAGTTTGTAGCCATGTTCACGTTTAACTGGCATCAAGATCATGATCTCAAAGCAACATAGAAGACCACCATCACTGTGGAAAACTCAGTTTCTGATGTCCAGTCCTATCCAGAAAGGCCAGTGTGGGTGAAGGATGTCATTCCATCCAAGCAGAAGCCAAATCTGATCAgcctacacacacctgaaagCTAATTAAACAGGTgaaatcaggtgtagcttctgcttgctGAGTAAAAGCTCCCCCCACACTGGCCATTTGCAGGTACAGTCTTGTACTTGGGTGTATGATTACATCACAGGAAGcttgtgatgatgtgtgattgcCACCTTTAGAAGTCTTTAAAACATTATCAATATTATTCTAGTTTCTTACCTCGTATCATCTCATTCCAGACTGTGAGGACTGCAGATCCTTCTTCATCGGTGAGTGTGAGGTTCACGGCCCAGTGCTCTTTATCCAGGATACTCCTGTTCCAATGGGGGTCGCTGACCGAGCCAAACAAACCCTTCCACAAGGGCTGGAGATTCTGAAGTCCAGTATTTCTGACCTGGGAGTGTTTAATAAAGGAGATACCGTTCCAGTTGGTGTGCACTTTGGCCCCTATCAGGGAGACCTGGTGGACAGAGAGGAAGCCATGAAGAGTGTCTACTCTTGGGTGGTGAGTTGGTTTTAGTTATAACCAGATTATAAATATCACAAGGGTTGTAGATAGGGCTTTTGTCCAGTCTGTACATTTTCAGCACAGATAGAccttgtattattttattgtagcaGATGCAACCTTCTGTTCCTCACAGAAATTATTCTGCCACCAGATCCTTTAAATATcaattacatacactatattgccaaaagtattgggacacccctcagcaaaccaagacatgaacttgactgacctgcacagagtcctgacctcaaacccatagaacacctttgggatgaattagagtggagactgtgagccagaccaaaactgggacgtctgccttcacctccacatgaatgtaatatggagttgtcccgcccctttacagctataacagcttcaactctcctgggaaggctttccacaaggtttaggagtgtgtttatgggaatttttgaccgttcctctagaagcacatttgtgaggtcaggcactgatgttggacgagaaggtctggctcacagtctccactctaattcatcacaaaggtgttctatggggttgaggtcaggactctgtgcaggacagtcaagttcctccacaccaaactcactcatccatgtctttatggaccttggtaatatagtgtatttcttatTTGATAAGACAGAACAATGTAGACATTTAACAATTATATTcacatagaaaaaaataatgtgtttttttcaggTATATAAGAAcatgcagtgtgaggagtacaTCGATGCCAAGAGAGAGACTCATGCTAACTGGATGAGGTGAAGAATGTATTGATTATTTCTGCATGTTGTTTCTATTTATCAATTTTATTTAGTATAAAAATGTTGTCTTCCCCTGCCTCTCTACTGTTTTCTTCGTCTTTTTGTCCTCGTCATCCGTACTGTATCTTCTATAATCTTTGGTGTTTTCAGGTATGTGAATTGCGCTCCTAACAGTGAGGAGAAGAACCTCATGGCATACCAGTATCAAGGAGGGATTCTCTATCGTTGTTGTCAAGCCATCAAACCAGGACAGGAGCTCTTGGTGTGGTACGAAGAAGAGTATGCCAAACATCTTGGTGTTACATTCGACTACCTCTGGAACAAAAAGTCAACAAATGGCAACGGTGAGGTCGACTTTTGTCCATGACCTTATTATTCTCATGCACATGCTGAGGGTGGTCATTACTgtaggtgaataagactgatgatctcctcatcataagatcttatcttatctcatcatggcacctgttagtgggtgggatatattaggcagcaagtgaacattttgtcctcaaagttgatgttagaagcaggaaaaatggacaagtgtaagattttgagcaagtttgaccaaaaggaccaaactgtgatggctagaccactggatcagagcatctccaaaactgcagctcttgtggggtgttcccggtctgcagtggtcagtatctatcaaaagtatcctttaagcctttgaggccccacctcacaacttacaggacttaaaggacctgctgctaacgtctttgagccagatcccacagcacaccttcagggatctagtggagtccagggctcagggctgttttggcagtgaaagggggaccaacacaatattaggcaggtggtcataatgctattaTAATGCAtaatgcctgattggtgtgttTCTCCATGAACAGTTGCTCCTTTGCATGTGCTGGTCATCACTGGTCTCCTTTCACTGGTCCTGGGTTTGGAGCTTTTGCTGTTTATTGaagtttactgttttttttttttttattccaggtTCTCACTGTTGTATTTTGCTTCAATTTTaagttctgttctgttttactTTCCTTCTCCAGAAATGAAGAGCTTTCCATTGCAAGTCTTCTCCTGTTCATCATGTTCGTTTTCCTACACGTCCCAAATTTACCTCCACAAACACATCAAACGCTGCCATAATGAAGAATACGTGAGACTCCTGAAATGCGGTGCGATTAAACATCATAATCAGACGTCCGCAAACAGCTCTGGTCAGCAAACATCCTCTGGAACCCTCCTGACTAAAAACGGACAGATTCAGAAAGAAATCTATCACTGCTCAGACTGTGGGAAGAGTTTCACTAACCCCAGTTACCTCCTTCAGCACCAGCAGGTTCACACGAGAGAGCGTCCGTATCGCTGCTCGGACTGCGGGAAGAGTTTTACCAGACCCATCAATCTCCAGATACACCAGCGCatccacacaggagagaaacTTTACCACTGCTCGCAGTGCGGAAAGGATTTTACCCGACAGAATCATTTCCAGTTACACCAGCACATGCACACTGGGGAGAAGCCATACCAGTGCTCGGAGTGCGGGAAGAGTTTTACTCGGCCAGGTAACCTCCAGCTACACAAGCGCATTCACACGGGGGAGAAACCGTATCACTGCATAGAGTGTGGAAGGAGTTTCACGCAGCAGACCAGTTTCCAGCttcaccagcgcattcacactgGAGAGAAGCCATTCTGCTGCTCACAGTGTGAGAAGAGCTTCACTCGCCTCAGCACTCTCCAGCGGCACCAGCTCGTCCACACGGGGGAGAAACCCTTTCAGTGCTCCGAGTGCGGCAAGAGTTTTACACAGCAGGTGAACCTCCAGCTTCATCAGCGTCTTCACACCGGAGAGAAGCCGTGTCACTGCGcccagtgtgggaagagtttcaCACGCCTCAGCACTCTCCAGCGACACCAACGTGTCCACACCGGGGAGAAGCTCTATCACTGCTCGGAGTGCGGGAAGTGTTTCACACAGCAGGTTAACCTCCGATTCCACCAGCGTGTCCACACTGGAGAGAAGCCCTTCCAGTGCTCGCAGTGTCAGAAGAGCTTTACTCACCTGAGTACTCTACAAagacaccagcgcattcacacgggGGAGAAGCCGTACCTGTGTTCGCAGTGCGGGAAGAGTTTCACACACCTGAGTACGCTCCAGAGACACCAACTCATCCACACCGGAGAGAAACCCTATCTATGCATACAGTGT
The window above is part of the Hemibagrus wyckioides isolate EC202008001 linkage group LG17, SWU_Hwy_1.0, whole genome shotgun sequence genome. Proteins encoded here:
- the slc19a3a gene encoding thiamine transporter 1 isoform X2 gives rise to the protein MPNTEHRVRVTNQIFPVWTYSYLAVLLPVFLLTDWLRYKPVIMLQCCTLFLTSAMLLWLESVAEMQVMQFTYSVVTACEVAYFSYIYSVVDLQFYLKATSFCRSAQLIGYTVGSVAGQILLSLELMSYYYILVFTLVLISISSIAVLLLPMPSTSMFFHQSKRREEDMNQEEDCGETDKTVETECTSGSVDVEMMENKQKNSLTQKKVQEEPGADVEKSGFSKTMLQLWSDFRCCFSSTEMLIWSVWWAMATCGYNQTVNYVQALWETVEPSQNSTLYNGGVEAVSNLFGAASAYGVGFSRVNWSHWGELALGSLSALSSAALYVMVFISNIWVCYGGYIVFKSLYMLLITIAMFQIAAGLSVERYALVFGVNTFIALVLQTILTSIVVDSRGLGLDVITQFIIYASYFCLIALIFFARGVYMLFLQRARQREPEPNTHSDAGQAHGYSVKL
- the slc19a3a gene encoding thiamine transporter 1 isoform X1; protein product: MADVFRRWRAGWGFPTTLLCVYGFLSSVKPIEPFLISYMTGPDKNLTIEQVTNQIFPVWTYSYLAVLLPVFLLTDWLRYKPVIMLQCCTLFLTSAMLLWLESVAEMQVMQFTYSVVTACEVAYFSYIYSVVDLQFYLKATSFCRSAQLIGYTVGSVAGQILLSLELMSYYYILVFTLVLISISSIAVLLLPMPSTSMFFHQSKRREEDMNQEEDCGETDKTVETECTSGSVDVEMMENKQKNSLTQKKVQEEPGADVEKSGFSKTMLQLWSDFRCCFSSTEMLIWSVWWAMATCGYNQTVNYVQALWETVEPSQNSTLYNGGVEAVSNLFGAASAYGVGFSRVNWSHWGELALGSLSALSSAALYVMVFISNIWVCYGGYIVFKSLYMLLITIAMFQIAAGLSVERYALVFGVNTFIALVLQTILTSIVVDSRGLGLDVITQFIIYASYFCLIALIFFARGVYMLFLQRARQREPEPNTHSDAGQAHGYSVKL
- the LOC131368340 gene encoding oocyte zinc finger protein XlCOF6-like, translating into MFEFCFKNPDINTFRRLIMEPEDVKDSSLGKTAHTAAPAASQLNEDTSAGETTNCEGNITIEDQQKVVKKEEPEDDGYLYGEISETNVTSVEQSDEEILKTVKEEEPEQDEYLGGGTSVSVRRVVIVDENSEVFQSKPIKEEEPEDDDYLYCEDCRSFFIGECEVHGPVLFIQDTPVPMGVADRAKQTLPQGLEILKSSISDLGVFNKGDTVPVGVHFGPYQGDLVDREEAMKSVYSWVVYKNMQCEEYIDAKRETHANWMRYVNCAPNSEEKNLMAYQYQGGILYRCCQAIKPGQELLVWYEEEYAKHLGVTFDYLWNKKSTNGNEMKSFPLQVFSCSSCSFSYTSQIYLHKHIKRCHNEEYVRLLKCGAIKHHNQTSANSSGQQTSSGTLLTKNGQIQKEIYHCSDCGKSFTNPSYLLQHQQVHTRERPYRCSDCGKSFTRPINLQIHQRIHTGEKLYHCSQCGKDFTRQNHFQLHQHMHTGEKPYQCSECGKSFTRPGNLQLHKRIHTGEKPYHCIECGRSFTQQTSFQLHQRIHTGEKPFCCSQCEKSFTRLSTLQRHQLVHTGEKPFQCSECGKSFTQQVNLQLHQRLHTGEKPCHCAQCGKSFTRLSTLQRHQRVHTGEKLYHCSECGKCFTQQVNLRFHQRVHTGEKPFQCSQCQKSFTHLSTLQRHQRIHTGEKPYLCSQCGKSFTHLSTLQRHQLIHTGEKPYLCIQCGKSFTQLSTLQKHQQIHTKDKTFYSS